A window of Strix aluco isolate bStrAlu1 chromosome 2, bStrAlu1.hap1, whole genome shotgun sequence contains these coding sequences:
- the PPP2R3B gene encoding serine/threonine-protein phosphatase 2A regulatory subunit B'' subunit beta isoform X2: MKSESMRIKEISLRQDPDLRKELALLARGCDFVLPSRFKKRLKAFQQVQVQTKKEETLPPSLSQNIPTFYFPRGCPKEKVNIDAVIAKIERTFSEFPNERATLEDMGKVAKACECPLYWKGPLFYCAGGERTGYVSVHKFVAMWRKILQTCYDDAAKFVHLLMNPGCNYLVQEDFIPFLQDVVNSHPGLSFLKEASEFHSRYITTVIQRIFYTVNRSWSGKITCNELRKSNFLQNVALLEEEADINQLTEYFSYEHFYVIYCKFWELDTDHDLYIDRKDLARHNDHAISNRMIERIFSGAVTRGRKAQKDGKISYADFVWFLISEEDKKTPTSIEYWFRCMDLDGDGALSMYELEYFYEEQCQKLDNMAIEPLPFEDCLCQMLDLVKPQYEGKITLHDLKRCKLTNVFFDTFFNIEKYLDHEQKDQFSMLRDGEGESQEVSDWEKYAAEEYDILVAEEAASDQWNDGYEAELNPVDHQKANVLKYQMEKRPFFEMPSHLADVDLDDYDYEEDFE, translated from the exons GTTCagacaaagaaggaagaaacttTGCCACCATCGCTTAGTCAGAACATTCCAACTTTCTATTTTCCTCGAGGATGTCCTAAGGAAAAAGTGAATATAGATGCTGTGATTGCCAAAATTGAGAGAACTTTCTCTGAGTTTCCAAATGAGAGGGCAACATTAGAAGACATGGGGAAGGTTGCAAAG GCTTGTGAATGCCCACTTTACTGGAAAGGTCCTTTGTTTTATTGTGCTGGAGGTGAACGAACAGGATACGTGTCAGTTCATAAATTTGTTGCAATGTGGCGGAA aatacTTCAGACCTGCTATGATGATGCTGCAAAGTTTGTTCATCTTCTAATGAACCCTGGATGCAACTACTTGGTGCAAGAAGACTTCATTCCTTTTTTACAA gATGTGGTGAATAGTCATCCTGGCCtatcatttttaaaagaagcatctGAATTTCATTCTCGGTACATTACCACA GTTATACAGAGAATATTTTATACAGTAAATAGGTCCTGGTCTGGGAAAATAACTTGTAACGAGCTCAGGAAAAGCAACTTTTTGCAG AATGTGGCATTATTGGAAGAGGAAGCTGATATTAACCAGTTGACAGAGTACTTCTCATATGAACATTTTTATGTTATCTATTGCAAATTTTGGGAGCTGGATACAGACCATGACCTCTATATTGATCGGAAGGATTTAGCTCGCCATAATGATCATG CAATATCAAATAGGATGATAGAGAGAATCTTCTCAGGAGCGGTAACAAG AGGTAGGAAAGcacaaaaagatggaaaaattagCTATGCTGATTTTGTCTGGTTTTTGATATCTGAAGAGGACAAGAAGACACCAACTAG CATTGAATACTGGTTTCGCTGCATGGATCTTGATGGGGATGGTGCTTTGTCTATGTACGAATTGGAGTATTTTTATGAAGAACAGTGCCAAAAATTAGATAACATGGCCATAGAACCTTTGCCATTTGAAGACTGTTTGTGCCAGATGCTGGATCTTGTGAAGCCACAATATGAAG GAAAAATTACTCTGCATGATTTAAAGCGATGTAAGTTGACAAATGTGTTTTTTGATACTTTTTTCAACATTGAAAAATACCTTGACCATGAACAGAAGGATCAATTTTCTATGTTGCGG GATGGTGAAGGTGAAAGCCAAGAGGTCTCTGACTGGGAGAAGTATGCTGCTGAAGAGTACGACATCTTGGTAGCAGAAGAGGCAGCAAGTGACCAGTGGAATGACGG GTATGAAGCAGAACTGAATCCTGTAGACCATCAGAAGGCCAATGTCCTGAAGtatcaaatggaaaaaagacCGTTTTTTGAAATGCCTTCCCATCTGGCTGATGTAGACTTGGATGACTATGACTATGAAGAGGACTTTGAGTAG